In a single window of the Elaeis guineensis isolate ETL-2024a chromosome 6, EG11, whole genome shotgun sequence genome:
- the LOC140851008 gene encoding protein transport protein SEC24 A-like, translating into MFQDNANVESALGPALKAAFMVMSRLGGKLLVFQSTLPSLGVGRLRLRGDDLRIYGTDKEHTLRVPEDPFYKQMAAEFTKNQISVDIYAFSEKYTDIASLGSLAKYTGGQVYHLPSFQAATHQEKLRYELARDLTRETAWEAVMRIRCGKGVRFSTYHGHFMLRSTDLLALPAVDCDKAFAMQLSLEDTLMTTQTVFFQVALLYTSSSGERRIRVHTAAAAVVADLGEMYRQADAGAIISLWSRLAIENTQSHKLEDARQLMQLKLVKSLKEYRNLYVMQHRLGGRLIFPESLKLLPLYVLSLCKSVALRGGYADAPLDERCAAGYNMMILPIRRMLKLLYPGLYKIDENLIKGPKDSEKSSKQLSLSAQSLDPRALYVYDDGLSFIIWLGRMLSPDLVNGILGLDLSGFPDLSKLALLEHDNEYSRKLMRILKRWREKDPSCFQLCRVVRQGEQPREGSLLLSNLIEDQTAGSSSYVDWILQIYRQSQSS; encoded by the exons ATGTTTCAGGACAATGCAAATGTAGAATCTGCCTTGGGCCCTGCTCTTAAAGCAGCATTCATGGTTATG AGTCGACTTGGAGGAAAGTTGTTGGTGTTTCAAAGCACATTACCTTCTCTTGGTGTTGGGCGCCTAAGGCTACGTGGAGATGATCTTCGTATTTATGGAACAGATAAAGAACACACTTTAAGGGTGCCTGAAGATCCATTTTATAAGCAGATGGCTGCTGAATTTACAAAGAATCAGATTTCAGTGGACATATATGCTTTCAGTGAAAAGTACACTGATATAGCTTCCTTAG GATCTCTTGCCAAATATACTGGTGGCCAGGTGTATCATCTTCCATCTTTTCAGGCAGCCACTCACCAGGAGAAACTTAGATATGAATTGGCTAGAGACCTCACCAGGGAAACTGCCTGGGAAGCTGTGATGCGCATTAGATGTGGAAAAG GTGTGCGCTTTTCAACTTATCATGGCCATTTTATGCTAAGGTCAACAGATTTATTAGCCCTTCCAGCTGTGGATTGTGATAAAGCCTTTGCGATGCAATTATCTTTGGAAGACACCTTGATGACAACTCAGACTGTATTCTTTCAAGTTGCCTTGTT ATATACCTCTTCTTCAGGTGAAAGACGAATTAGAGTCCATACAGCAGCTGCAGCTGTAGTAGCAGATCTTGGGGAAATGTACCGCCAGGCTGATGCTGGGGCCATTATCTCTTTGTGGAGCAGGCTTG CGATTGAAAACACACAATCTCATAAGCTGGAAGATGCTCGCCAGTTAATGCAGTTAAAGCTTGTGAAAAGCCTTAAAGAGTATCGGAATCTATACGTCATGCAACATCGGTTGGGTGGGAGGCTGATATTTCCAGAATCCTTAAAATTATTGCCATTATACGTACTGTCTCTTTGCAAGTCTGTAGCTCTTCGTGGAGGATATGCTGATGCTCCTCTCGATGAACGCTGTGCGGCTGGTTACAACATGATGATATTACCTATAAGAAGGATGCTTAAACTTCTCTATCCTGGTTTATATAAGATAGACGAGAACCTCATAAAG GGTCCAAAAGATTCTGAGAAATCCTCAAAACAGTTATCCTTGAGTGCACAAAGCTTAGATCCCAGAGCCCTATATGTCTATGATGATGGATTAAGCTTCATTATCTGGTTAGGGAGGATGCTGTCACCTGATTTAGTTAATGGTATACTTGGACTCGACTTATCTGGGTTCCCTGATCTGTCGAAG CTTGCATTGCTTGAACATGACAATGAGTACTCAAGAAAACTGATGAGGATACTAAAAAGATGGAGGGAGAAGGATCCTTCCTGTTTTCAATTATGCCGAGTGGTTAGGCAAGGTGAACAGCCAAGAGAAGGTTCCTTGCTGCTGTCCAACCTCATTGAGGATCAGACTGCTGGAAGCAGCAGCTATGTTGACTGGATTCTCCAAATCTACCGCCAATCACAAAGTTCATGA